In Mycteria americana isolate JAX WOST 10 ecotype Jacksonville Zoo and Gardens chromosome 21, USCA_MyAme_1.0, whole genome shotgun sequence, the genomic stretch GGTGGGCAGCACCGGCCCGGGCAGGCGCTTCAGGTCGTAGATGTCTCGGCTGATGGTGAAGCTGCGGCCCTGGAAACCCGCGGCCTCGTAGATCAGTACCTGAGGACGCAGCGGGGTGAGCACGGTCCCACGGCCGTCCCGGCCCCACGGCCTCCCCGGGCGCTGGCCCGGTGCTCACCTGCGGCTCGCCAGGTCTCTCCACGACGGGGCAGCCctggaaggagaaggagccgCAGTGAGGCTGCGGGGACATCCGATCCCCCTCTTTAAAGCCTGAGCTGGTTTTTGGGTCACTTTCATTCAAGAACAAACTCTTTTGGGCTTTGTTTTGTCACTTTCCTTCACCGCTAACCCACAGGAGCACTTTCCAGAGCCATGCTCGGCACATTTCCACACCGAGCTCTCACTGATGTGAACCAGGGACCGTCGGGAGATGCTCTCACCTGTcatgcccagggctgggcacggCCCCAGCACCCCAGTAACCAGTAACACTCCAGCAACCGGCACTCACCAGCCTGATGGGGTGCATGGAGCAGATGGATGGGTCCTTTGCTCCCCAAGCCTTTAAATTGGGGTACCCGCCCGGCTCCAAAACGTAGGGGTCATCGTCAAAGAAAGGCTTGGAGTAAACCAGCCacctggggaagagggggaaagcATCACACCCTGCTCCAGCCCGTGCTGGAGCCCACCCAGCGCCCACCCATCACTCCGGTTCCGCTCACAGGCCCGAGTGGACGATGATGGAGGCGGCGGCAAGCGCCTGGCCCCGCACGCGGGTGTCCTCGGCCGAGTCGGTGAACTTCAGCCGGGTGCCTTCGCCGTTCTCCTCCTCAAACAGGCTGATCTCGGGGGTGCGGTAATCCTGGCATGGGGCAGAGCAAGTGTTACGGGGGTCCGGCACCCCCGCTTGGTCAGTGCTGGGAGATGCGGGGTGAGCGGGAGGCTCGGGGGGATCCCTGCGCTCACCCGCACCACCCTCTTGAAGGAGCCGATGCGGAAGGGCCGGCTGCCGCAgggctgcccgctctgcccgTACGCCGTCCAGGGGTTGTCGATCTCCACGTCCCCCTCGGCCAGCACGCACTTGCGCCCGTGAAACCGCGGCTTCTCGTACATCACCCACCTAGGAGTGGGGTGGGagcaaagtgtgtgtggggggaatcCTGCTTTCACCCGCAGCCCCACAGTCATCGGGAGCCTCGGGGCAGAGAGTGGGTGGGGATGTCCTGCCACCGCCGCGATGCTGGATTGCAGCCGCAGTAATTAGCGCTGGCGAGATGATCACTCCTGAACCCCAGGCTGGGACCCGGCCGCCACCCCCGGCACGGGGACCCCCGGCCAAGCCCTCCCCTCCGCATCCTCGCCACGCGTCCTCGCCCTCCTGCCGTCCCCTACCCGCCTCGGATGACCCGAATGGAGATGGTGTGTGAGAGCTCCCAGGACGTGGCGTCGGGGACGTCACCCCAGATCTCCCGTTTCTGACCCACGAAGCCGGCCTCGGAGAAGAGGATGATCTGGGAGGGGGTGACACAGCGGAGAGGTGCTACCATACCGTACCGCACTGTGCCCCCGGCcggccagcccggcccggccccgccacgcTCCCTGTACCTTGCCAGGTCTCGTGTTGATCTTGAAGCCCTCCTTGTCCTCCTGCTGTGAACACCCGAGGGGACGGGCGCGTGAGGAGCGCGGAGGGACGTCGGCTGCACCAGCCATCTCCCCGCGGCCCAaggaagccgtagccgtagccgcaGCCGCAGCCTCGCGTCTGGCGTCTGCCAATCCCTCCCACCGCCCCGAGCAGCCACACCTTGAGCATTCCTGCACTGCTGGGActtccccgcctgccccgggaCCCTCCCATCATCCATGGTGGCACCCTCCCATCACTTGTCCTGGTCCCCTTCTGCCACCCGCCCTGGTACCCTCCCATCAGTTGTCCTGGTCCCCTCCCATCGCCCATTCTGGTTCCCTCCCATCACTTGTCCTGGTCCCTTCCCATCACCCATCCTGACTCCCTTCCATCGCCCATCCTGGTCCCCTCCCATCGCCCATTCTGGTTCCCTCCCATCGCCCATCCTGGTACCCTCCATCACCTGCCCTGCTACCCTCCTGCCACTCATCCCAGTACCCTCCCATCGCCCATCCTGGTACCCTCCCATCACCCATGCTGGTTCCCTCCCATCGCCCATCCTGGTTCCCTTCCATCGCCCATTCTGGTACCCTCCCATCGCCCATCCTGGTACCCTCCCATCACCCATCCTGGTTCCCTTCCATCGCCCATCCTGGTTCCCTCCCATCACCCATCCTGGTTCCCTTCCATCGCCCATTCTGGTACCCTCCCATCGCCCATCCTGGTACCCTCCATCACCTGCCCTGCTACCCTCCTGCCACTCATCCCAGTACCCTCCCAGCACCCATCCTGGTACCCTCCCATCACACTGGGGGCTTTCACCCCATGGCTTCTCTGATGGGAAGCACAAGCCGTGTGCTGGGAACAGGCAAAGACTCTCCGGGGGTTCAGACCCCACCACCTCCCCACATGCCCAGGAGGGCAAAGCATCTCCCCAGGCGCCGAGTTGCGGGATTCACTCACCAGGACATCGGCGGGGCACAGGGCCACGGTGCTCTCTGGCTCTTGGGTGACAGAAGGGATGCAGCCAGGATTCGGGGCTTCCAGCACGGCCATCTCAGAGCCAGGGTGGCCACCAGGGCCCAGCCCGTTGtggtccccgggggggggcgaGCCCGTGCCCCCACCGTCCCTGCCGGGCAGCTCGAGCGGGGCGGTGCTGGGGGAGACGAAGCGGCTGTAGAGCACGCTGTTGTCCAGGCGCGAGTAGGGCTTCCCCTCGTCGGCCGCAGCCGCCCGGTGCTCCAAGAAGTGGGAGAGCAACGCCATGCCCTTGAGGACATTCCCTCGGAAGAGCACGCTGCGCTCGGCCAAGCCCCCGGCCACCGGTTTGGCCTTTTCTTCCGCTCCCGCCTGCCTTGTTGTCCCCAGGAGCGAGCCCCCCTCCACCCGGCCATTGCTGGCGGTGCCGTCCCCGGGTGCCCCACGGAGGGTCCCCGCTGGCGCCTGCTCATCAGGGCTCAGGTAGGGGTTCTCGATCTCCACCTCCTCCTCGGGGCTCTCCTCCTGCCGCCCCGCTGGGCCCCGCGCCAGCAGCTCGCGCAGGGCCTCGGGCAGGGAgacgggggtgcggggggccACGTGGTCCTCCTGGATGGGGGGCAGAGCGGCACAGCGGCCCAGCGACGACGGCCGGGGCTGGCGTGGGGTCTTGGGCGCCTTCCGCATCTCCGAGGGCTCCATGTTGCGCAGCGTGTCCACGAAGATCTCCATGTCCACCAGCAGCTCGGGGTCCTCCTCGGTCGCGTCTGGGGGGCTCTCGGCCAGTGGGTCGTGGGCTGGGGGCTCGGCAGAGGGCTCTGGGCTGCTCTCGGGCTCTTGGGCCatgccctgggggtcccccatCATCTCACCCCCCTCCAACTCAACCTCAGCCTTTGGAGATGCTGGTGCTTCGGATGAAGGCTCTGGACCATGGCTCGCCTCTGAGGAGGGGTTTTCGGGGGTGCCGTCAGCTCCCGGGGGGCTCTCTGTCCTTGGTGGCATGGCTGAAATGGTGCTATCCCCATTTGTTGCGCTTCCCTCTCCCACGCCAGCCGGATCAGCCTGGCTGCCGGCGTCCGCCGAGGGACACTGCGGGGAGCTGGTTATACTGGTTTGTGGGTCCCCGGGCCTGTCGCCTTCTCTCAGGGCTGCGTTCGCCGGCGTGGCTTCGGCTTGTGGCGAGTGTTTCTCCTCGGGGGATCCCTCGGCTGGGAGCCCGGCGGCTTCCACGGTGCCCGGCGAGCTCTCGCTGCCCGCTGCGGCCCCAGCAAGGCTGCTGCCATCCTGCTCGTGGCTCTCCCGCCGCGGCAGGGCCATCGTGGTGCCGGCAGCATCGTGCATCCTGTTTCGGGCTTCCCTTCCCTCCGGTAGCCCCGGCTCAGACCCGGCTGCGTCCCTGCCCGTCCGCAGCACGGTGACgtgcctggccctgggcagggcagagaCGCAGCCGGTCTTGGCTCCGCACGGAGCACCGGGACCCTCACCGGGACCTCCGGCAGGGCGCTCGGCAGGTcgggtggggaggagggtgccGTGCACGTAGCTCTCCCTGTGCACGTGCATCTCGTGGGGGGCACCCACCGGCGGGGGGacgccaccgccgccaccgccggcccCCGCCTTCCCCCTCTCGTCCTGCCGCCGGGGCTTCTGCGCGGGGGAATACACCTGCGAGAAGATGGGGCCGTGTGCGGTGAAGTCCTTGAGGAGGTTGACGGAGGACGAGCGTTCCCGGTGCGTCagggtggtggggctggctgcCGTCTTCTCCACGATCTCCCTCTCCCAggcctgcagcaggagggagacgCGAGAGGGactcccctcccggccccgcgcgcTCCCCGTGCTCTCCAGCCGCCGTGACACCAGCGAGACCTTCTGGAAGCGGGACGTGCCCTCGGGCCCCGGCGTGCTCGGCACCGCTTGCTTCATGCTCAGCTCCGCGCTGGAGACGAAGCCCTTGGCCTTGGCATGCCGGAATGGCGAATCCATGCCagagggccggggagggggctgccacGGCCCCGCAACACCCCGCGCTGCCGAGCTCGGCCCCCGCGGCTGCTGCGCCGGGGCTggcggagctgcagggagagaaggagacCCTGGGAGAGGTGAGCAGAAACCGCCCTGCGGGGACCAGCCCCAGAGCCCAAGCCAGACCCTGAGACTCCCTAGACCTCCCTCTGGTCCTGCAGgatattttggggggggtcctgtgAGCACAGAAGGTGGCTTTGGGGCTCTCTGCAGTTCTCGGGGTGCTCATGTCATCCCTCCTGGTACACACAGGACGTGGGGGGGCACTGGGTCCCCTCCGCCTGCCCGCACCAACGCTTCTGCATCCAGCAGAGGTGGCGGGGAGCTCCACCACGCCGCCGAGGTGGGCTCCGGCAGAGCCTGGTGGGCCGGCACGGCGCAGGTGAGCGTGCAGGATCCGGCTGGGCCATGCCGTGCCCCGAGCCATGCCGTGCCCCGAGCTGCGGGATGAGTCaggcgggcagcagggctgcgcCGAGTCAGCAAATgcagcaaacaaacaagcccaAAAAGCAACAGGGAAGCTGCTCTGCAGGGGAAAAGGGCCTGGACGGGCCTGGgaccggggctggggcagccatGGGGGTCGCAGGGGGAGCAGCAGGGGGACGTGAGCAGCATCTTCCCTTGACCCTTCCCTATTGCTGCTCAGCAAAGGTGGGATGGCTCCttccacctctgcagccccaTCGGCACGAGAAAACGAGCCGCGCTAATCACCCAGCGCTTGCACCCTGATGCAAGCTGGTACCCAGCACTCAGCTCCCGCGCCCTCGTGTTCGGTGCTGCAGGGTGGGCATCACCGTGGTCGCGGGGgcgcagggcaggggacagggacacccgcgccgccgcggccgggggggATGCCGGCGGAGGCGTCGCTGTGCCGCGGCTGCGTCCCTGCCCCAGAAGGGTTTATTGCTGGGTTTGGGAAGCAGCTGACGCagcaggtgctggggagggagccgGAAGCGCGCCGGCATCTCGGCATCTCCCAATTAGGAGCTGTTTGGTGTCACCGCCCGGCTACGGGGACAGCGGCAGGGACGGGGCTTTGGGCTCAGCCCGAGGGTAGGCTGAGTTTGGGGtcccccggccgggcgcggggacacctccctgcacagcccctaGGGCTGGGTTCCCCAGGGGACGTCTCGGGAGAGGGCCTCATTCTGCGTGACGTGGGGCTGGGCTCCCTCCAACGGCTGCGGGTTGGGCTTTGCCGGGGAGGCCAGGGTCAGGCAGAGAAGCactgggtgcaggcagctgcctgccccttctgccagCCCGCCATGAGCCCTCCGCCTCTTGCTCTCCCCGGCCCGGCAGGTCTTTCCGGTAGAGATAGGAAGTTTGTGTCATTTTCCAGGAGGCGATGAGACCTCGTCTGGGACAGCCAGCGCCGCTCGAGGCTGGGACCAGCCTGGGCGGGGCTGCACATCTGCATGGGCAAAGCCACAGCCGCATTGGCAAAGCCGCAGCTGGATCCCCGGGGTCACAGCTGGATCTCCAGGGTCACAGCTGGATCCCCAGGGCCACAGCAGCCGCCAGTGGAAGAGGGACGGGTGCACTCGGCAGTGCGAAGGAAAAACTGCTTAATTGTGCTGGGGACAAGGCGGGTGTCAGAGCAAACGGCCAAGAGCGGGGTGAGGCTGGAGGGAGCCGCAGTGCCCTGAGCCGGGGGCTCCGCGGCGGCACACAGGGACCCCCGCGCCGGGGAAGCTCCTGCCAGGGGCAGCAGTGCCAGAGCAGCGCGGTTTGCAGGGGGATGTGGCCCCTCTCCGCCCCGCAATGTTGCGGTCCCACCGGAGCTGGAGCCGGAGCCGCCTGGCACCTGGTTGCACCCTGGGCTTGCTTCGGCGCTGGTTTTTCAAGCGCTCGCTGGCAGTGCCCGACCCTGCCGTGCCCGTGGCCCCGGGGTGGCACCGGGACAGGGGTGGTGGCTCCGTGCAGCACCGGGGCactggggggaggcaggagctgctgacTCAGCATCACAGCTGCCTCTCGCCCAGAGCTGGCTTTCCAAAGATCTCCAGGTCTGTCTTTCCCATCCCATCTCTGCAGCTGGAtccagcacccagtgccacccTGGGCCGCCCAGTGCCCCACCGGCCCTGGGAAaggagccctgctctgccccagcacgccgttttttgctaaaatatttcctACTTCAACGGTGGGTCAAGGACACAAGGACATGAGGACACGAGGACGCAAGGATAAGACCCTGCAGCCTCCCGGCTGCTCCTGCCGgccatccctgcctgccaggaCATGCCACGCTGGATCCCAGCGGTATTGCCACACCGGGGCACCCAGCATGGCTAATTAATCCCCCCTGGCCAAGCCAAGCCAACCCGCTCAGCTCGTTTGCTGCCTCCTGTCATCCCAAAGGGtctcccagcacccagcccaggtCTCCCAGCACCCAAGTAAAAGGCACGAGGTGCCGTTTAATATTCAGAAGAGACAGAGGGGCCAAGGGCAGCGGCTGCGGCTGCCTTTGAGCTGGTGACCACGGATTAAGCCGAGCCTCTGGCCACGTCGGGCTGAGCCCCGTTGCCGCCGGGTGAGAGCGGACCTGCCGCCTTCGGGAAAATCAAGGATTTGGTTTGGGCGGCTGCTGCGCAGGCTGGGGTTCATAAGGAGGGCAGGGGAACCGCCATCTCCCCTcgctgcccctgcctcccctgcATCGAGCCGTGTCACGGGCGGCTGTGTGCCCtgcggggaggagggggacaggggtgACAGGGgagccccgctgtccccccagCCCGGGTCGTGAGGCCACCGGAGGTGGAGGAGCCCCAGCTCGCTCCGGTGGCTCTGGGGACGCACTTTGGTGGCAGGAGCGGGGTTAcaaccccagcagccccccgaTGTGGGGGGCTGAAGCTgagaggggcagagctgggctcagcccccgcctcccagccccgtcccccctccccggccggtGCTGATCCCAATCCTGGGTGAGCGGGGACCCATCCCAGGACCCACCAAGCTGGGGCACGGGGCCGAGCACCAGGCAGCCCCCACGGGTGGCAGCCGGGATGGGAGCACCGGtgccctccagctcccagcaccgcaaagcctccctccccaccagcacccatgcAAGCCGGGCTGGCCCGGGCAGCACCCCATGCCCGAGgggccccccaccctgcccccccaTGTACCTGCTGGCTGAGGGTCCTGCCTCGCTGGCCGGGTGGCGAGCggggtgccgtgccgtgccgtgccgagcggGACTGGGGGTGCTGCTCCCTGCACGCCGCAGCTGGGCGGACCGGCAGAGTCACCCGGTGAGCACCCAGCCCTTGCCGAGCACCCAGCCCTGAGCACCCAGCCCTGGCGCAGCCGAGGTTTGGCATTCCTCAGGTGCTGACAGCCGGGGAGCCGGTCAGGCTGGTTCCCCGGCACCCAGCTCCTCCGTTTCTCCGACTCAGCAGCGCCAGGAGGGAGCCCGGCCGGCCTGGGTGGCTCTGGGTCCCCTTGGACCCCTGCCCGGCCACCTCCTCCTCGCCACCCATCTCGGTGAGGCTGATCGTCACCTTGGAGGGGATCTCGGTGCCCGGCTCTGCACCACCAGCCTGCCAGGTCACCGGGGTGGCTGGGCTCGGCTGGGCCATGGGGTTGGCGGGGTCCCAAAATGCTgcggtggaggggctgggggtccccagggccatgATTGCACCCGGATTCATCGGCTACGTGGGGGTCCCATGCGGAGCCCCCAGCACTGCAGTGCGTTCCCAAGAGGCTCCCAGCACTGGGAGGTCTCCCAGGTCTCGGAGAGCTGGCGCTCTCGGGGGGCTTCGTGCTGGCTCGGGGATGGAGCAGGGGTAACGGTGGCCCTGGGCCAGTGTGGGAGACTTGACCCCGGGGTGCAGGGCCCTTTTCTGGCAGGGCTTGGAGCAACAGCAGAGCCAGCACCCGCCCTGTATCCTCGccctgccctcccgctcctccccagcacccgtgggtgccccaccACGGTGCCAGCCTTGCCCTGGGGCCACCACTCCCGGCTGCTGGCCCAGCCCGGGAGCATCCTCGGCCACTGCTGGCCCGGCACAAGCGGACGCAGTTCGGCTCTGGTTGGGGTGCCCGGGGCCACCCAGCTCTGGGTCCCACCGCTCACAcgccagggaaactgaggcagagctgaGCTCCCACCACACCTTAGCCGGCAGCGGCAGGGTCTAGCCAGGGATGGGGAGCTCGCAGCTCGGCCGTCCTCTGCCCACCGCCGCTCGCTTTGCCGGTTCTGAAGATGCGCCAGGTCATGGCGGGGGCCGGCGCGGGTCGGCCGGACTCTTCCTGTCCCCCTCCGCCGCAGCCGGTGGGATGTGGCTGTGAAACCCTTGGGAGAAGAGCTGTGCACCAGTGAGGACACCCGTGGGGGCCGTGTCCCCGACCCTGCCTGCGGAAGGGTGTCTGAAGCCCCCCCTGCGCCGGTCCCCAATGGGGGGGATCAGCCCCATTGACCCCCAGAGCCACGGGGATGCCAGCCCCTGGCCCAGGGCACCGCGGTGGCCGGGCACCGAGCCATGCTGCCCGCTGGCACAGGAGGAAGCAGCTCCGTCCCACAGCCCATGCCCTCCCAAGGGACACCCGCAGCGATGTCCCGGGGACCCTGGGgaccctctctcccctccttgggGGGCTCCACCGGGCTGGGACACTCTCCTGCCGAGAGCGGGTGAGCTGCAGGGGCAGAAATGTTTATTGAACAAAATCATGGGAGGGATGCCACTCACTGGCCCCAACCTCGGCAGCAGGCGAGGACAGCCGGGGCCGTCATGTCCTTTGGGTGTCAGCGAGATGCTCGGGGTGCTGGCAGGATGTGGGGAGCAGCAGCCAGAGGTATCGGAGATGGAGATGCCCACCCTGGCATGGCACCCCTGGACAGAGCCCTGGGAGGGTTTGGCGGTGGCACCAAGCTGGGGAAAGCAGGGACGGGCAGAGCCGTGTCCCCGCCGG encodes the following:
- the CRYBG2 gene encoding beta/gamma crystallin domain-containing protein 2; amino-acid sequence: MDSPFRHAKAKGFVSSAELSMKQAVPSTPGPEGTSRFQKVSLVSRRLESTGSARGREGSPSRVSLLLQAWEREIVEKTAASPTTLTHRERSSSVNLLKDFTAHGPIFSQVYSPAQKPRRQDERGKAGAGGGGGGVPPPVGAPHEMHVHRESYVHGTLLPTRPAERPAGGPGEGPGAPCGAKTGCVSALPRARHVTVLRTGRDAAGSEPGLPEGREARNRMHDAAGTTMALPRRESHEQDGSSLAGAAAGSESSPGTVEAAGLPAEGSPEEKHSPQAEATPANAALREGDRPGDPQTSITSSPQCPSADAGSQADPAGVGEGSATNGDSTISAMPPRTESPPGADGTPENPSSEASHGPEPSSEAPASPKAEVELEGGEMMGDPQGMAQEPESSPEPSAEPPAHDPLAESPPDATEEDPELLVDMEIFVDTLRNMEPSEMRKAPKTPRQPRPSSLGRCAALPPIQEDHVAPRTPVSLPEALRELLARGPAGRQEESPEEEVEIENPYLSPDEQAPAGTLRGAPGDGTASNGRVEGGSLLGTTRQAGAEEKAKPVAGGLAERSVLFRGNVLKGMALLSHFLEHRAAAADEGKPYSRLDNSVLYSRFVSPSTAPLELPGRDGGGTGSPPPGDHNGLGPGGHPGSEMAVLEAPNPGCIPSVTQEPESTVALCPADVLQEDKEGFKINTRPGKIILFSEAGFVGQKREIWGDVPDATSWELSHTISIRVIRGGWVMYEKPRFHGRKCVLAEGDVEIDNPWTAYGQSGQPCGSRPFRIGSFKRVVRDYRTPEISLFEEENGEGTRLKFTDSAEDTRVRGQALAAASIIVHSGLWLVYSKPFFDDDPYVLEPGGYPNLKAWGAKDPSICSMHPIRLGCPVVERPGEPQVLIYEAAGFQGRSFTISRDIYDLKRLPGPVLPTVGSLHVLGGCWVGYEKEGFRGHQYLLEEGEYQDWRQWGGYSKELVSLRLIRTDFSDPALVLFEAMDFEEGPSVELSEALPDTQLAGYGTVTQSIHVLSGVWVAYEGTNFSGEQYILEKGVYRNCEDWGATDCRIASAQPILQVGEHNLHFVSKILLFSEPDFLGDHVAFEEDQDTLPTAFIPRSCRVRGGSWILFDGQAFAGEQHVLSEGEYPTLSAMGCLSSTTIRSLKKVPVFFSEPSIFLHGLECFEGKEIELNNEVRSLQAEGFNNHVLSVRIKGGIWVLCEHGDFRGRQWLLDCTEITNWLTYSGLQHVGSLYPIRQRRIYFRIRSRELELYLSVPDDVEDMKAGRVVVSSLSEQSSSVWYYEDGLIKNQVAPNMSLQVIGPARKGAKAVLWSETRMPRQTWSVDSQGRIHSQMFEDMILDIKGGRSYDRDHAIIWDIAQERPTQIWDIQVL